The DNA region CGCCACCGTCTCGACGCGCTCCCGCGCGGTGTGCCCCATCCGGGAGTTCCGCCTGCCCTTGCAGTCCTTGCAACGCTTGGGCTCATTCTTGAAGTTCTTGTCCGCGTAGAAGAGCTGCTCGCCTGCGGTCCAGACGAACGGCTGGTGGCATTCGACGCACACCAGACTCTTGTCTCGGTACTCCATGGCCTCTCCTCGTGAGGGTCAGGCCCGCCCCGGCGACCCGGGGTTCGTCATTCGCTCTCGCGGCGTATCTTCTTCCGGCTCCTCTTGCGAGCCAGCGCCTGCTTGGCCCGGCGCTTGTCTCCGGGCTTCAGGTAGAAGCTGTGCTTCTTGATGTCCTTGATGATGTCTTCCTGCTGTACTTTCCGCTTGAAGCGACGGAGGGCATTTTCGATAGATTCGCCCTCCTGGACCTTGATCTCGGCCAAAACGTGAACACCCCCTGACTATCGTGGATTCTGGTGAAGGTACGACCCTTGTGCATGGATGGCGGTATTCCGCCGGCCCAAATGCTAGGGCATGGTCCCGGGGGTGTCAAGAATATTAAGAATCATCCTGGGTTGGCGTGGCCGCTCCCGGTGGGGCGGCAGAGTCAGACATCCCCTCGGCTTCTCGGTATATAAACTCTTATATACCAAATAGTTAAGGCGTAAATCGCCCGGCGGCGACGGCCGCGCTTTTCGCCCCGGGCGCCCCCGTGCGATCATCCCCGCGTGGCACAAGCTCCCGGGACCCTTCATGTGGTGGCAACGCCTCTCGGCAACCTCGAGGACATCACCCTGCGGGCGGTGCGCGTGCTGCGTGAGGTGGGGCTCGTGGCCTGCGAGGATACCCGGCGCACGGCCCGGCTCCTCAAGGCCCACGGGATCGCCACCCCCACCCTCTCGTATTTCGAGCACAACGAGCGCTGGCGGGGGGCGAGGATCCTGGAAGCCCTGCGCGCGGGAAAGAGCGTGGCCCTGGTCGCCGACGCGGGGACGCCGGGGCTGTCCGACCCCGGCTACCGGCTCGTGCGAGACGCCCGGGCCGAGGGCATCCCCGTCCTGCCCGTCCCCGGTCCCAGCGCCGCCGTGGCCGCTCTCTCCGTTTCCGGGCTGCCCACCGACCGCTTCCTCTTCGTGGGCTTCCTGCCCGCGCGCGCGGGCGCTCGGCGGCGGGCCCTGACCGAGCTCTTGGAGGTGCGGGAGACGCTCGTGCTCTACGAGTCGCCCGTCCGTGTGCTCGCCTCGCTCCAGGACATGGCCGACATCCTGGGCGATCGCGAGGCCTTCCTCTTTCGCGAGGCCACCAAACTTCACGAGGAGTACGTGCGGGGTCGGCTGTCCGCGCTCAAGGGGCTCCTCGGGGACCGCCCGCGGGTGCGCGGAGAAATCGTCCTCGTGGTGGCGGGGGCAGAGGAGGCACCCGCGCAATCGGAGGAGCCGCTCTCCGCCCTCTTCGCCCGCCTGACCGCGGAGGGCCGGACGCGCCGGGAGGCGGTGAAGGAGGCGGCCCACCTCCTGGGGCTGCCCGCGCGGGAGGTCTATCGACGGACGCTGGGCTGAGGGCCGGCTCCCCCGCCGCCCTCCCCTACCTCGGCGCGAAGCTCCGTCCCGGGAAGAGCTCCCAGGGCTCCACCTTTCGGGAGAGACGCACGAAGACGGGCTTCATGAGATCGCGCCGCTCGTAGGCCACCCCGAGTTCGGCCAGCCGTCGGCCCATTCTCTCCGCCGCGGTCGTGTTCACGGCCACGAACGCGGCTTCCGGAGCCCGCTCGACGCGGTCGCGGTATTCGAAGAAGTACTCGGTAGTGGTGGGGCCGAGCTTGGCCGAGCACGTCACGTGCTCCTCGGACAGGAAGTTGATCTTGGTGGCCAGGTAGAAGTCGGTGTAGCACCACCGCACTCCCTCGCGCTCCAGGCCGGCGATGAAGGCCCGCCACTTTCCGTCGGCCAGAATGGTGCCCTCGGCCTGGGCCACCGAGCCCAGGGCGCCAAAAGCCACGAGGAGGACCAGGACCCAACGCCGGCTTCCGTTAAGAGCCTCGGCCAGGAAGATGGGCAGCGGCGCCATCAGGAAGAGCAGGTAGCGCGGGTTCCCGGGGACGTGGGGCAGGGCCAGGAGGGCCACGGCCAGGTTGACGGCCGCGAAGAGGAGGAGAAGGGTGAGGGGGCGGGACCGAAGCCGCCACGCCACCCCCACCGCTCGGGCCGTGGCCAGTGCGGCCAGGCCCACGGCGAGCCAGGCGAGCGCGAGGAGCACCGGGTCGAGAAGGGGAGCGTGGCCGGGGTCGTAGCCCATCAGTATCGGCCAATGGTCCGTCACCATTCCCACGAGCCTCTGGCCGAGTCCCGCCCCCGCGTCCTCTCCCCCCACCGCCGGCCCGCCCGGCATCAGGTAAAGGAACGACTCCCATCCGTTTCCCGCGTTCCAGAGCCAGCCGGGAAAGTAGCCGAGCACGAAGCCTGAAGCCAGGGCGAGAAGCGACCTCAGGGCGCGGCGGCGTCCGAAGACGAGGAGGGCCAGGACCACCGCCGTCAGGTGGATTACGGCCAGGATGTGGCACCAGAACGCCAGGCCGAGGAGAAGGCCGGCCTTGAGGGCCCGCGGGGGCCGGCCCTCCTCCTCGAGCGCCCACCGAGCGGCCAGCCACAGGGCCCAGGTGCCGAGGGCCAGCACCTCCACGTAGTTGCCATCGTTGCTCAGGCTGTAGCGGGTGAGGAAGGGGGGGCCGAAGGCCAGGAAGAGCCCGGCCGCCACCGCCGTGCTCAAGTCTCGGCCCGAGACGAGCGAGCCCAGCCGGTAAACGCCGGCCACGAAACCGGCGAAGAACAGGACGGAGACAAGGGCGAAGGCCCGGGCCGGGTCCATGAGGGCGGCGAGGGGAGCGGTGAGGTGGGACTTCAAGCTGCCGCTGTACGGAACGTGGGGGACGAAGACCAGGTGGTCGATGCCGTCCCGGACGTGGAGGGCCACGATCCCGGACAGGGCGCC from Vicinamibacteria bacterium includes:
- a CDS encoding zinc-ribbon domain containing protein, with product MEYRDKSLVCVECHQPFVWTAGEQLFYADKNFKNEPKRCKDCKGRRNSRMGHTARERVETVATCSQCGKETTVPFKPTQGRPVYCKECFQQRKTATL
- the rpsU gene encoding 30S ribosomal protein S21, giving the protein MAEIKVQEGESIENALRRFKRKVQQEDIIKDIKKHSFYLKPGDKRRAKQALARKRSRKKIRRESE
- the rsmI gene encoding 16S rRNA (cytidine(1402)-2'-O)-methyltransferase, which produces MAQAPGTLHVVATPLGNLEDITLRAVRVLREVGLVACEDTRRTARLLKAHGIATPTLSYFEHNERWRGARILEALRAGKSVALVADAGTPGLSDPGYRLVRDARAEGIPVLPVPGPSAAVAALSVSGLPTDRFLFVGFLPARAGARRRALTELLEVRETLVLYESPVRVLASLQDMADILGDREAFLFREATKLHEEYVRGRLSALKGLLGDRPRVRGEIVLVVAGAEEAPAQSEEPLSALFARLTAEGRTRREAVKEAAHLLGLPAREVYRRTLG